A single Tenacibaculum sp. 190524A02b DNA region contains:
- a CDS encoding TrkH family potassium uptake protein, translating into MENLNFKLIYRFLGITAILNGLFMWLAIPFSLYYQENAVLGILNAGIITVAIGLLLYFFNKPTTKNIQKKEGYLIVTLGWLTLSFTGMLPYLLSGAIPSITNAFFETISGYSTTGSSILTDIEAMPKGILFWRSATHWIGGMGIIVLTIAILPLLGIGGMQLFMAEAPGPSADKLHPRITDTAKRLWLIYVLLTVVEFVLLKVAGMTWFDAINHAMATVSTGGFSTKNASVAHWNGAPLIQYIITLFMFIAGTNFVLTYFALKGNVQKVLKNEEFKYYLFSILGITAIISIAIIFFQDTTLQTSIKHPMVFGKVESAIRHALFSVISVMTTTGFVTADFTMWNFFVTGIFFSLFFLGGSAGSTSGGVKIVRHIVMLKNSFLEFKKSLHPNAIIPVRYDGKAVNQNIVFNILSFFVLYMLIFIVGTVILAFFGLDIKSALGACASSLGNIGPAIGSVSPVDNFSHLSTGAKWFCSFLMLIGRLELFTVLILLTPFFWRKN; encoded by the coding sequence ACTAGGAATTTTAAATGCAGGGATTATTACGGTGGCTATTGGGTTATTACTCTATTTTTTTAATAAGCCTACTACTAAAAATATTCAAAAAAAAGAAGGGTATTTAATTGTAACCCTAGGTTGGTTAACCTTATCATTTACTGGAATGCTTCCCTATTTACTATCAGGAGCTATCCCTAGTATTACAAATGCTTTTTTTGAAACAATTTCTGGGTACTCAACTACTGGATCTTCTATTTTAACGGATATTGAAGCTATGCCCAAAGGAATTCTTTTTTGGCGAAGTGCAACCCATTGGATTGGTGGAATGGGAATTATTGTACTCACTATTGCCATTTTACCCTTATTAGGTATTGGTGGAATGCAATTATTTATGGCGGAAGCTCCTGGGCCTTCTGCAGATAAGTTACATCCACGTATTACCGATACAGCAAAACGCTTATGGTTAATTTATGTTTTATTAACTGTAGTGGAGTTTGTACTGTTAAAAGTTGCTGGTATGACATGGTTTGATGCGATTAACCATGCAATGGCTACCGTAAGTACTGGTGGATTTTCTACTAAAAACGCTAGTGTAGCCCATTGGAATGGAGCTCCTTTAATTCAGTATATCATTACGTTATTTATGTTTATTGCTGGAACAAACTTTGTATTAACCTATTTTGCGTTAAAAGGTAATGTTCAAAAAGTATTAAAGAATGAAGAGTTTAAATATTATTTGTTTAGTATTTTAGGAATAACAGCCATAATTTCTATAGCTATTATTTTCTTTCAAGATACTACTTTACAAACAAGTATTAAACACCCAATGGTATTTGGAAAAGTAGAAAGTGCTATACGTCATGCTCTTTTTTCTGTTATTTCTGTTATGACTACAACTGGTTTTGTTACAGCCGACTTTACCATGTGGAACTTTTTTGTTACTGGTATTTTCTTTTCTTTATTCTTTTTAGGAGGCTCAGCAGGTTCAACCTCTGGAGGTGTAAAAATTGTTAGGCACATTGTAATGTTAAAAAATAGTTTTTTAGAATTTAAAAAATCTTTACATCCCAATGCTATCATTCCAGTACGTTATGATGGTAAAGCCGTAAATCAAAATATTGTTTTTAACATACTATCTTTCTTTGTTTTATACATGCTTATATTTATAGTAGGTACGGTAATATTAGCCTTCTTTGGCTTGGATATTAAATCTGCCTTAGGTGCTTGTGCCTCTTCTTTAGGAAACATAGGGCCTGCCATTGGAAGTGTTAGTCCTGTAGACAACTTTTCACACCTATCTACTGGAGCTAAATGGTTTTGTTCCTTTTTAATGTTAATTGGTCGTTTAGAGCTATTTACAGTATTAATACTATTAACACCTTTTTTCTGGAGAAAGAATTAA
- a CDS encoding phage tail protein — protein MNSTKKIIGLLFVAVFFLNTTHTNAQEPMLGEIKIFAGNFPPRGWAFCDGQLLPIASNSALFSILGTMYGGDGRTTFALPDLRGRVAIGPRSGPGLPDYRQAQKGGAPTTVLTQNNLPSHTHIINASNAYSVVAIPALADAADVAAPAMNSVLATGEDSAGGEIKNYNSTDPADTHLAPFRAPLGGTISAYNTGSNTSFSNMQPYLPINYIIALQGIFPSRQ, from the coding sequence ATGAATTCTACAAAAAAAATTATCGGATTATTATTTGTGGCTGTTTTCTTTTTAAACACTACCCACACAAATGCACAGGAACCAATGCTAGGTGAAATTAAAATATTTGCAGGAAATTTTCCTCCTAGAGGTTGGGCTTTTTGTGACGGTCAATTATTACCTATTGCTTCGAATTCTGCATTATTCTCTATTTTAGGAACAATGTACGGAGGTGATGGTAGAACAACTTTTGCTTTACCTGATTTACGTGGTAGGGTTGCTATAGGCCCTAGAAGTGGTCCGGGCTTACCTGATTATAGACAAGCGCAAAAAGGAGGTGCTCCAACTACAGTTCTTACTCAAAATAACCTACCTTCACACACTCACATTATTAATGCTTCTAATGCTTACTCTGTAGTAGCTATTCCAGCTTTAGCTGATGCTGCTGATGTAGCTGCACCAGCAATGAATTCTGTACTTGCAACTGGTGAAGATTCTGCTGGTGGAGAAATCAAAAATTACAATTCAACAGATCCTGCTGATACTCATTTAGCTCCATTTAGAGCTCCTTTAGGAGGAACAATTAGTGCATATAATACTGGTTCTAATACTTCTTTTAGTAATATGCAACCTTATTTACCTATTAATTATATCATAGCACTACAAGGTATATTTCCTTCTAGACAATAG
- a CDS encoding T9SS type A sorting domain-containing protein: MKKTTFWAFFFLLIFSSQYSFSYPETINSKKKSSCNFSKDKQPIKQQNSRTSKKHEAKVLTSLGVGDIGFSSFNTDGDDEFSFVLLTDISGTTEIHFTDQGFNDVSNTLFGSEGTITWTYTGNLPSGTEVSILLPKNANTTGTSTVGGIETGTTSETGSFSMSSSGDSLIAYTGTVGTPTTYIAAIYIGGAGFTNNASTSTSSGIPLGLSIGANTAMQTGNTDDNFQYNCALGDISTVSNLRASLFTIGNFTNTTSTINYPAPGCAYLTGGNTPPTISIDNSTLAYVEGTAAVQIDAAGTVNDPDGDADWNGGTLVVQITANNEAADVLSISDIDGDGTAITISGTNIFSNGVDIGDLSTSGGSVTNGTALTITFDSDATNANVQEVLQSLRYRNISANPITSNRTITITATDSNTASANDTRTVSVTSTPDVTSVNVPSNDTYVANEDLNFIINFNENITVNTGGGVPQLAINIGVSTRQATYQSGTGTTALTFRYTVQTGDLDTDGIVVGTLDPNNGTLQNGSGVNANLTLNGVGSTTSVLVDAIAPTGYSVVIDQSPINAANDDAVSFSFAGAEVGATYNYTFTSSGAPGSVTGSGTIATATDQITAIDISGLADGTITLSVTLTDVNGNTGTAATDTETKETVAPTGYSVVIDQSPINAANDDAVSFTFAGAEVGASYNYAFTSSGAPGSVTGSGTIATATDQITSIDISGLADGTITLSVTLTDVNGNTGAAATDTKTKETVAPTGYSVTIDQSPINAANDDAVSFSFASAEVGATYNYTFTSSGAPGSVTGSGTISTATDQITAIDISGLADGTITLSVTLTDVNGNTGTAATDTETKETVAPTGYSVTIDQSPINAANDDAVSFSFAGAEVGATYNYTFTSSGAPGSVTGSGTISTATDQITAIDISGLADGTITLSVTLTDVNGNTGAAATDTETKETVAPTGYSVTIDQSPINAANDDAVSFSFAGAEVGATYNYTFTSSGAPGSVTGSGTISTATDQITAIDISSLADGTITLSVTLTDVNGNTGAAATDTETKETVAITWTGTTSNDWNTASNWNPNSIPVANSEVTIPNSLTNYPTISSSVTVNSINIASGASLIANAAVTGTTTYTRNLPTTNWYLVSAPVSGETQQDVIANHTFATGSGSNIGIGGYTNNGATPWSYATNSSTGPLVSGAGVSMKLAAAGDVSITGTLNTSNVSFPINTGTRNNFNLIGNPFTSYVNSSTFAAANTGLLSEETVWLWDGTQYVTYNNVSPIELAPSQGFFVEANGSGNIMFSTANQSHQGSDTFMKETPIPNFELFIESNSNKKSTKVFYVADKTTGWDNGYDSKMFGGVSQNFAVYTELVTNNEGKKLAIQTLPNVNYETMVVPVGIIAEAGEEITFSINSLNLPTGIEVYLEDRNINTFINLSSENYTITLSESTNNSGQFYLHTTNQSLSNTDAILNSINLYKSSNKTITINGLYSNKASLSIYSIIGQEMFSKEFSSNGNTNIKLPKLSSGVYLAKLNTPQGDVSKKIIID; the protein is encoded by the coding sequence ATGAAGAAAACTACCTTTTGGGCTTTCTTTTTTTTACTTATTTTTTCGTCACAATATTCATTTTCTTATCCAGAAACAATAAACAGTAAAAAAAAATCAAGCTGTAATTTTAGTAAAGACAAACAACCTATTAAACAACAAAATTCAAGAACTTCAAAAAAGCATGAAGCCAAGGTTCTAACCTCTTTAGGGGTCGGAGATATTGGTTTTTCATCATTTAATACTGATGGTGATGATGAATTTAGTTTTGTTTTATTAACAGATATTTCAGGAACTACAGAAATTCATTTTACCGATCAAGGCTTTAATGACGTTTCTAATACATTATTTGGATCTGAAGGTACTATTACATGGACCTATACAGGAAACTTACCTTCTGGAACTGAAGTTTCTATACTTTTACCTAAAAATGCTAACACTACTGGTACCTCAACTGTAGGAGGGATTGAAACTGGAACAACCTCAGAAACAGGATCCTTTTCTATGTCCAGTTCTGGAGATTCTTTAATCGCTTATACAGGAACAGTAGGAACTCCTACAACATACATAGCTGCTATTTATATAGGAGGAGCTGGGTTTACCAATAATGCTTCTACTAGTACTAGTTCTGGTATTCCTTTAGGATTGTCTATAGGTGCAAATACGGCAATGCAAACTGGCAATACTGATGACAATTTTCAATACAATTGTGCTTTGGGTGATATCTCAACAGTTTCAAATTTACGCGCTTCTTTGTTTACAATTGGTAATTTTACCAATACTACTTCTACTATAAATTACCCTGCGCCTGGATGTGCTTATTTAACTGGAGGAAATACCCCGCCTACTATTTCTATTGACAACTCAACACTTGCTTATGTAGAAGGGACTGCTGCTGTTCAAATAGATGCAGCTGGAACTGTAAATGATCCTGACGGAGATGCAGACTGGAATGGTGGAACATTGGTTGTTCAAATTACAGCGAACAATGAAGCTGCTGATGTGTTAAGTATTTCGGATATAGATGGAGATGGTACTGCAATTACTATTAGTGGTACTAATATTTTTTCTAACGGAGTAGATATTGGTGATTTAAGTACAAGTGGAGGAAGCGTTACAAATGGCACTGCACTTACCATTACTTTTGACAGTGATGCTACTAATGCCAATGTACAAGAAGTATTGCAATCTTTACGTTACAGAAACATATCTGCCAATCCAATTACATCTAATAGAACCATTACAATTACAGCTACGGATTCCAATACTGCTTCTGCAAATGATACAAGAACTGTTTCTGTAACTTCAACACCAGACGTTACTAGCGTAAATGTGCCTTCAAATGACACTTATGTTGCCAATGAAGATCTAAATTTTATTATTAATTTTAATGAAAACATTACTGTTAATACTGGTGGAGGAGTTCCTCAATTAGCAATTAACATAGGGGTCTCAACACGACAAGCAACCTACCAAAGTGGTACTGGAACTACAGCTTTAACTTTTAGATATACCGTTCAAACTGGTGATTTAGATACTGATGGTATTGTAGTAGGCACCTTGGACCCAAACAATGGCACTTTACAGAATGGTAGTGGTGTTAATGCTAATCTTACCTTAAATGGTGTAGGCAGCACCACTAGTGTATTAGTAGATGCTATTGCCCCAACAGGATATTCTGTAGTTATCGATCAATCTCCTATTAATGCTGCGAATGATGATGCTGTTAGTTTCTCTTTTGCTGGTGCTGAAGTTGGAGCAACTTATAATTATACTTTTACTTCAAGCGGAGCGCCGGGTTCTGTTACAGGATCAGGTACTATTGCAACTGCTACAGATCAAATTACTGCAATTGATATCAGTGGTTTAGCTGATGGAACCATTACTCTTAGTGTTACTCTTACGGATGTAAATGGAAATACTGGAACTGCAGCTACTGATACGGAAACTAAGGAAACAGTAGCTCCAACTGGATATTCTGTAGTTATAGATCAATCTCCTATTAATGCTGCTAATGATGATGCGGTAAGTTTCACTTTTGCTGGTGCTGAAGTTGGTGCAAGTTATAATTATGCTTTTACTTCAAGCGGAGCACCAGGTTCTGTTACAGGATCTGGTACTATTGCAACTGCTACAGATCAAATTACATCAATTGATATAAGTGGTTTAGCTGATGGAACGATTACTCTTAGTGTTACGCTTACGGATGTGAATGGAAATACTGGAGCGGCAGCTACTGATACGAAAACTAAAGAAACAGTAGCTCCAACAGGATATTCTGTAACTATAGATCAATCTCCTATTAATGCTGCGAATGATGATGCCGTTAGTTTCTCTTTTGCTAGTGCTGAAGTTGGAGCAACTTATAATTATACTTTTACTTCAAGCGGAGCGCCAGGTTCTGTTACAGGATCAGGTACTATCTCGACTGCTACCGATCAAATTACTGCAATTGATATCAGTGGTTTAGCGGATGGAACGATTACTCTTAGTGTAACTCTTACGGATGTGAATGGAAATACTGGAACTGCAGCTACTGATACGGAAACTAAAGAAACAGTAGCTCCAACAGGATATTCTGTAACTATAGATCAATCTCCTATTAATGCTGCGAATGATGATGCCGTTAGTTTCTCTTTTGCTGGTGCTGAAGTTGGAGCAACTTATAATTATACTTTTACTTCAAGCGGAGCGCCAGGTTCTGTTACAGGATCAGGTACTATCTCGACTGCTACCGATCAAATTACAGCAATTGATATCAGTGGTTTAGCGGATGGAACGATTACTCTTAGTGTGACTCTTACGGATGTGAATGGAAATACTGGAGCAGCGGCTACTGATACGGAAACTAAAGAAACAGTAGCTCCAACAGGATATTCTGTAACTATAGATCAATCTCCTATTAATGCTGCGAATGATGATGCGGTTAGTTTCTCTTTTGCTGGTGCTGAAGTTGGAGCAACTTATAATTATACTTTTACTTCAAGCGGAGCGCCAGGTTCGGTTACAGGATCAGGTACTATCTCGACTGCTACCGATCAAATTACTGCAATTGATATCAGTAGTTTAGCTGATGGAACGATTACTCTTAGTGTCACTCTTACGGATGTGAATGGAAATACTGGAGCAGCGGCTACTGATACGGAAACTAAAGAAACAGTAGCTATTACTTGGACGGGAACTACAAGTAATGACTGGAATACAGCTTCGAACTGGAATCCTAATAGCATTCCAGTGGCAAATTCTGAAGTTACAATTCCTAATAGCTTAACCAATTACCCTACTATTTCTTCATCAGTAACAGTTAATTCAATAAACATAGCCTCTGGCGCTTCTTTAATTGCAAATGCTGCTGTTACTGGTACAACAACATATACAAGAAACTTACCAACCACAAACTGGTATTTAGTTTCAGCACCTGTATCTGGAGAAACACAACAAGATGTTATTGCTAATCATACCTTTGCTACTGGATCAGGTAGTAATATTGGTATTGGCGGGTATACAAATAATGGAGCTACCCCATGGAGCTATGCTACAAATTCTTCTACGGGACCTCTTGTTTCTGGTGCTGGTGTTTCTATGAAATTAGCTGCAGCAGGTGATGTATCTATTACTGGAACATTAAATACTTCTAATGTAAGTTTCCCTATAAATACAGGAACTAGAAACAACTTTAATTTAATAGGTAATCCATTTACCTCTTATGTAAACTCAAGTACTTTTGCAGCAGCTAATACAGGATTACTTAGTGAAGAAACTGTTTGGTTATGGGACGGAACACAATATGTTACTTATAACAATGTGAGTCCAATTGAACTTGCTCCTTCACAAGGTTTCTTTGTTGAGGCTAATGGTTCTGGTAATATTATGTTCTCTACAGCTAACCAAAGTCACCAAGGCTCTGATACTTTTATGAAAGAAACACCTATTCCTAACTTTGAATTATTTATAGAAAGTAATTCTAATAAAAAATCGACAAAAGTTTTTTATGTAGCTGATAAAACTACAGGTTGGGATAACGGGTATGACTCTAAAATGTTTGGGGGCGTTTCACAAAACTTTGCTGTATATACTGAATTAGTTACCAATAATGAAGGTAAAAAATTAGCCATACAAACATTACCTAATGTTAATTATGAAACAATGGTGGTGCCTGTTGGTATTATTGCTGAAGCCGGAGAAGAGATTACTTTCTCTATTAATAGTCTAAACTTACCTACTGGTATTGAAGTATATTTAGAAGATAGAAACAT